The following are encoded together in the Streptomyces tsukubensis genome:
- a CDS encoding DNA-3-methyladenine glycosylase 2 family protein, which yields MHTDTDRCVRAVQSKDARFDGWFFTAVRTTGIYCRPSCPVVPPKPQNMTFHPSAAACQQAGYRACKRCRPDTSPGSPEWNHRADLVARAMRLIGDGAVDREGVPGLARRLGYSERQIERQLRAELGAGPLALARAQRAQTARLLIETTPLPMAEITFAAGFSSIRSFNDTVQEVFALSPTELRSRGARRTGATTSAGTITLRLPFRAPFHPDNLFGHLAATAVPGIEEWRGGAYRRTLRLPHGPGVVALTPLPDHIGCRLTLTDLRDLPVATSRCRRMLDLDADPEAVDDRLRADPLLAPLVDKAPGRRVPRTTDEAEFAVRAVLGQQVSTAAARTHAARLVTAYGEQVEDPEGGLTHLFPTPEALSGLDPESLALPRSRRTTLLTLVRALAEGELTLGVESDWDRAREQLMALPGFGPWTVETIAMRALGDPDAFIPGDLGIRRAAAGLGLPSTPAALTARAAAWRPWRAYAVQYLWATDDHAINHLPAPDA from the coding sequence ATGCACACCGACACCGACCGGTGCGTGCGGGCTGTCCAGTCCAAGGACGCCCGTTTCGACGGCTGGTTCTTCACCGCCGTACGCACCACAGGGATCTACTGTCGGCCGAGCTGCCCCGTCGTACCGCCCAAGCCGCAGAACATGACCTTCCACCCCAGCGCCGCCGCCTGCCAGCAGGCCGGTTACCGGGCCTGCAAACGCTGTCGGCCCGACACCAGCCCAGGATCGCCCGAGTGGAACCACCGCGCCGACCTGGTGGCCCGTGCCATGCGGCTCATCGGGGACGGAGCGGTGGACCGCGAAGGCGTGCCGGGGCTCGCCCGCCGCCTCGGATACAGCGAGCGTCAGATCGAGCGGCAGCTCCGTGCCGAACTGGGCGCGGGACCGCTCGCCCTCGCGCGGGCGCAGCGCGCCCAGACGGCGCGGCTGCTGATCGAGACGACGCCGCTGCCCATGGCGGAGATCACGTTCGCCGCGGGCTTCTCCTCCATCCGCAGCTTCAACGACACGGTGCAGGAGGTGTTCGCGCTCTCACCGACCGAGCTGCGCTCGCGCGGGGCCCGCCGCACAGGGGCCACCACGAGCGCGGGGACGATCACGCTCCGGCTTCCCTTCCGTGCCCCGTTCCACCCCGACAACCTCTTCGGTCACCTCGCGGCGACCGCCGTGCCCGGCATCGAGGAGTGGCGCGGCGGGGCCTACCGGCGCACCCTCCGCCTGCCGCACGGCCCCGGCGTCGTCGCCCTCACTCCGCTGCCCGACCACATCGGATGCCGACTGACCCTGACGGACCTGCGCGATCTGCCGGTCGCCACCAGCCGCTGCCGGCGGATGCTGGATCTCGACGCCGACCCCGAGGCGGTCGACGACCGGCTGCGCGCGGACCCCCTGCTCGCTCCCCTTGTCGACAAAGCGCCAGGGCGTCGGGTGCCGCGCACGACGGACGAGGCGGAGTTCGCGGTCCGCGCCGTACTGGGCCAGCAGGTGTCCACAGCCGCGGCCCGCACGCACGCGGCCCGGCTCGTCACCGCGTACGGCGAACAGGTCGAGGACCCTGAGGGCGGGCTGACCCACCTCTTCCCCACCCCGGAGGCCCTGTCCGGCCTCGACCCCGAGTCGCTCGCACTGCCCCGCTCCCGCCGCACCACCCTGCTCACCCTGGTCCGGGCCCTGGCCGAGGGAGAACTCACCCTCGGCGTCGAGAGCGACTGGGACCGCGCCCGCGAACAGCTCATGGCCCTGCCCGGCTTCGGCCCGTGGACCGTCGAGACCATCGCGATGCGCGCCCTCGGCGACCCGGACGCGTTCATCCCCGGCGACCTGGGGATCCGGCGTGCGGCGGCCGGTCTCGGTCTGCCCTCCACCCCCGCGGCCCTCACGGCACGGGCCGCGGCCTGGCGGCCCTGGCGGGCGTATGCCGTGCAGTACCTCTGGGCCACCGACGACCACGCCATCAACCATCTGCCCGCCCCGGACGCGTAA
- a CDS encoding methylated-DNA--[protein]-cysteine S-methyltransferase, with the protein MTSTTRAHQSRDPRPRNHHTLLDSPYGELTLVATDGRLSGLYMSPHRHRPAQETFGERDATPFTEVTAQLRAYFAGELTTFDLPLHLEGTPFQRKVWELLTRIPYGETRSYGDLARELGNAGASRAVGLANGRNPVSVIVPCHRVVGADGSLTGYGGGVERKRALLAFERQGAASPADVLF; encoded by the coding sequence ATGACCAGCACCACGCGCGCACACCAGTCGCGGGACCCGCGCCCCCGCAACCACCACACCCTGCTGGACAGTCCGTACGGCGAACTGACACTCGTCGCCACCGACGGCCGCCTCAGCGGTCTGTACATGAGCCCGCACCGGCACCGGCCCGCGCAGGAGACCTTCGGAGAACGCGACGCGACCCCCTTCACCGAGGTGACCGCGCAGCTAAGGGCCTACTTCGCCGGTGAACTCACCACATTCGACCTGCCGCTCCACCTGGAAGGCACGCCCTTCCAGCGCAAGGTGTGGGAGCTGCTGACCCGCATCCCGTACGGCGAGACCCGCTCCTACGGTGACCTGGCCCGCGAACTCGGCAACGCGGGCGCGTCGCGGGCTGTGGGGCTCGCCAACGGGCGGAACCCGGTCAGCGTCATCGTCCCCTGTCACCGCGTCGTGGGCGCCGACGGGAGTCTCACCGGCTACGGCGGCGGCGTGGAACGCAAACGCGCGCTGCTGGCCTTCGAACGCCAGGGCGCGGCCTCACCCGCGGACGTCCTGTTCTGA
- a CDS encoding NUDIX domain-containing protein codes for MTDDYASYIAGLPRILAGAAALFRDARGRVLIVEPNYRDGWTLPGGTVESGQGETPRAGAARETEEEIGLRVPLGRLLAVDWVRGRGRPPIVLYLYDGGVLSDAQLRAVRLQEDELLSWRLVEPEDLGPYLPGALGRRVRAALSALEEGSGPLELEDGREVG; via the coding sequence GTGACTGATGACTACGCCTCGTACATCGCGGGGCTCCCCCGGATCCTGGCCGGCGCCGCGGCGCTCTTCAGGGACGCGCGGGGCCGCGTGCTCATCGTCGAGCCCAATTACCGGGACGGCTGGACACTGCCCGGCGGCACCGTCGAGTCGGGGCAGGGCGAGACGCCCAGGGCGGGCGCCGCCCGCGAGACGGAGGAGGAGATCGGGCTCCGCGTGCCGCTCGGCAGACTGCTCGCGGTCGACTGGGTGCGGGGCAGGGGCCGTCCTCCGATCGTCCTCTACCTGTACGACGGCGGGGTGCTCTCCGACGCCCAGCTCCGGGCCGTCCGCCTCCAGGAGGACGAGCTGCTGTCCTGGCGCCTCGTCGAGCCCGAGGACCTCGGCCCGTATCTGCCCGGCGCCCTCGGTCGCAGGGTACGTGCGGCGCTCTCCGCACTCGAAGAGGGCAGCGGCCCGCTGGAGCTGGAGGACGGGCGCGAGGTGGGGTGA
- a CDS encoding glycerate kinase: MTGTEPTAARVLIAADKFKGSLTAVEVAERITAGLRAVAPGLEIEALPVADGGDGTVAAAVAAGFERREAEVTGPVGDPVTAAYALRDGTAVVEMAEASGLQLLPEGRFAPLTATTYGTGELLRAALDAGATSIVFGVGGSASTDGGAGMLAALGARFLDAEGEPVGPGGGGLRELVSADLSGLDPRLATTDVVLASDVDNPLTGPKGAPAVYGPQKGASQDDVAVLDAALGHFVAVLEKTLGQAAATHAAAPGAGAAGGIGYGALVGLGAGFRPGIDVMLDVLGFGLALERATLVITGEGSLDEQTLHGKAPAGVAAAARAQGIEVVAVCGRLALLPEALGKAGIRRAYALTDLEPDVRRCIAEAGPLLERSAERIARDFTL, from the coding sequence GTGACCGGCACGGAGCCCACAGCGGCCCGGGTGCTGATCGCCGCGGACAAGTTCAAGGGGTCGCTGACGGCCGTGGAGGTCGCGGAACGGATCACGGCGGGCCTGCGCGCGGTCGCCCCCGGTCTGGAGATCGAGGCGCTGCCCGTGGCCGACGGCGGAGACGGCACGGTCGCCGCGGCGGTGGCCGCCGGCTTCGAGCGCCGCGAGGCCGAGGTGACGGGACCCGTCGGAGACCCGGTCACCGCCGCCTACGCGCTGCGCGACGGGACCGCGGTCGTGGAGATGGCGGAGGCATCAGGGCTCCAGCTCCTGCCGGAAGGCCGCTTCGCGCCCCTCACCGCCACCACCTACGGCACCGGAGAACTGCTGCGCGCCGCTCTCGACGCGGGCGCGACCAGCATCGTCTTCGGCGTCGGAGGCAGCGCGAGCACCGACGGGGGCGCCGGCATGCTGGCCGCCCTCGGCGCGCGGTTCCTCGACGCGGAGGGCGAACCTGTGGGACCGGGCGGAGGCGGTCTGCGGGAGCTCGTGAGCGCCGATCTCTCCGGCCTCGACCCGCGCCTCGCCACGACCGACGTGGTGCTGGCGAGCGATGTCGACAATCCGTTGACGGGACCGAAGGGCGCGCCCGCCGTGTACGGGCCGCAGAAGGGCGCGAGCCAGGACGACGTGGCCGTCCTCGACGCCGCGCTCGGTCACTTCGTGGCCGTACTGGAGAAGACCCTCGGCCAGGCCGCCGCCACCCACGCGGCGGCGCCGGGAGCGGGAGCGGCGGGCGGTATCGGCTACGGCGCCCTGGTGGGTCTCGGCGCGGGGTTCAGGCCCGGCATCGACGTCATGCTCGACGTACTCGGATTCGGCCTGGCCCTGGAGCGCGCCACGCTCGTCATCACGGGCGAGGGCTCCCTCGACGAACAGACCCTGCACGGCAAGGCCCCCGCGGGGGTCGCTGCGGCGGCCCGTGCCCAGGGCATCGAGGTCGTCGCGGTCTGCGGCCGGCTGGCCCTGCTGCCTGAGGCTCTGGGCAAGGCGGGCATCCGCCGCGCCTACGCCCTCACGGACCTCGAACCCGACGTCAGGCGCTGCATCGCGGAGGCGGGCCCCCTCCTGGAACGCAGCGCGGAACGCATCGCCCGCGACTTCACACTCTGA
- the pssA gene encoding CDP-diacylglycerol--serine O-phosphatidyltransferase, with translation MTVIDPETQAGWVPEAEVESDDTEDMPLSMRLSIADTLTLGNATCGFMAVYFTTTGILIPHLMGSDESGMARHSAATTVILMLCAAVFDLFDGLVARKLRSSPMGAELDNLSDLISFGLAPAYFVLVYGMVADDAHQRVAAVGAIVVLLAVVLRLARFSCVTLKDGVFQGMPSPFGALTVVSIVLLELPFVATVLAIIGTAWLMVSRVEYPKPRGPLAVAMLGWIVAAMGLLAAWAFDAPGGQLLLQTGCALQLVLAAVIPLFATARRVNHIRGNRRDARAAQLP, from the coding sequence TTGACCGTGATTGATCCAGAGACGCAAGCAGGCTGGGTTCCCGAGGCCGAAGTGGAGTCCGACGACACGGAGGACATGCCCCTCTCGATGAGGCTGTCGATAGCCGACACCCTCACTCTCGGTAACGCCACCTGTGGATTCATGGCGGTGTACTTCACCACCACAGGCATCCTCATCCCGCACCTCATGGGCAGCGACGAATCCGGCATGGCGCGGCACTCCGCCGCCACGACCGTGATCCTGATGCTGTGCGCGGCCGTCTTCGACCTCTTCGACGGGCTGGTCGCGCGCAAGCTGCGCAGCTCGCCGATGGGGGCCGAGCTGGACAACCTGTCCGACCTGATCAGCTTCGGCCTCGCCCCCGCGTACTTCGTACTGGTCTACGGCATGGTCGCGGACGACGCGCACCAGCGGGTGGCGGCGGTGGGGGCGATCGTGGTCCTGCTCGCCGTCGTGCTGCGGCTGGCCAGATTCTCGTGCGTGACCTTGAAGGACGGAGTTTTCCAGGGCATGCCGAGCCCCTTCGGCGCGCTCACGGTGGTCTCCATCGTCCTTCTTGAGCTGCCGTTCGTGGCGACGGTGCTCGCGATCATCGGCACGGCCTGGCTGATGGTGAGCCGGGTCGAGTACCCGAAGCCACGTGGCCCGCTCGCCGTGGCCATGCTCGGCTGGATCGTGGCCGCGATGGGGCTCCTCGCCGCCTGGGCCTTCGACGCCCCCGGCGGTCAGCTCCTGCTACAGACCGGCTGCGCGCTCCAGCTCGTGCTGGCCGCGGTGATCCCGCTCTTCGCCACGGCCCGCAGGGTGAACCACATCCGCGGGAACCGGCGCGACGCGCGGGCGGCGCAGCTGCCGTAA
- a CDS encoding phosphatidylserine decarboxylase: protein MPHSQTSAPRGRVRLARGASPWLLPTVATAAVSLVRARRSTRAAAVAVPATALAAGMLWFFRDPEREITVGRVISPADGVVQSIMPWKDGRTRVAIFMSPLNVHVNRAPLAGTVTSVEHIPGGFVPAFNKESENNERVVWHFDTELGDIEMVQIAGAVARRIVPYVPMGTKVEQGERIGLIRFGSRVDIYLPEGVEVDVEVGQPTVAGVTRIDRD, encoded by the coding sequence ATGCCCCACAGCCAAACCTCTGCACCTCGCGGCCGGGTCCGCCTCGCGCGCGGAGCATCGCCGTGGCTCCTGCCGACCGTCGCCACCGCAGCCGTCAGCCTGGTCCGCGCACGCCGTTCCACGCGTGCCGCGGCCGTGGCGGTGCCCGCCACCGCTCTCGCGGCGGGCATGCTGTGGTTCTTCCGCGATCCCGAGCGTGAGATCACGGTCGGCCGGGTCATCTCCCCCGCCGACGGTGTGGTGCAGAGCATCATGCCGTGGAAGGACGGGCGCACCCGCGTCGCCATCTTCATGAGCCCGCTCAACGTCCACGTGAACCGCGCTCCCCTCGCGGGCACCGTGACCTCGGTCGAACACATTCCCGGTGGGTTCGTTCCCGCGTTCAACAAGGAGAGCGAGAACAACGAGCGCGTTGTCTGGCACTTCGACACCGAGCTCGGCGACATCGAAATGGTACAGATCGCGGGTGCCGTCGCACGCCGCATCGTCCCCTACGTGCCGATGGGCACCAAGGTGGAGCAGGGCGAGCGGATCGGTCTGATCCGTTTCGGTTCCCGCGTCGACATCTACCTTCCCGAGGGGGTCGAGGTCGATGTCGAGGTCGGGCAGCCGACCGTGGCAGGGGTGACTCGCATTGACCGTGATTGA
- a CDS encoding acyl-CoA dehydrogenase family protein, which yields MSRLAQTAGLSDVQEEILSTVRDFVDKEILPVATELEHRDEYPARIVEGLKELGLFGLMIPEEYGGLGESLLTYALCVEEIARGWMSVSGIVNTHFIVAYMLERHGTTEQKEKFLPRMAAGEVRGAFSMSEPGLGSDVSAITSKGVRDGDEYVLTGQKMWLTNGGTSSLVAVLCRSDEGHPEGTPPHKSMTTFLVEKEPGFGEVRPGLTIPGKIDKMGYKGVDTTEMLMDRLRVSANSVLGSTTGRGFYQMMDGVEVGRVNVAARGCGVAQRAFELGVAYAQQRHTFGKPIARHQAIQFKLAEMATKVEAAHAMMVNAARKKDSGERNDLEAGMAKYLASEYCKEVVEDAFRIHGGYGFSKEYEIERLYREAPMLLIGEGTAEIQKMIIGRRLLEEYRIQG from the coding sequence ATGAGCCGGCTCGCCCAGACCGCTGGACTGTCCGACGTGCAGGAGGAGATCCTCTCCACCGTCAGGGACTTCGTCGACAAGGAGATTCTGCCGGTCGCGACGGAGTTGGAGCACCGCGACGAGTATCCGGCGCGGATCGTCGAAGGGCTGAAGGAACTCGGTCTGTTCGGCTTGATGATCCCCGAGGAGTACGGGGGTCTGGGTGAGTCGCTGCTCACCTACGCGCTGTGCGTGGAGGAGATCGCGCGGGGCTGGATGTCGGTCTCCGGCATCGTCAACACGCATTTCATCGTGGCCTACATGCTGGAGCGGCACGGAACGACCGAGCAGAAGGAGAAGTTCCTGCCGAGGATGGCCGCCGGGGAAGTACGGGGCGCGTTCTCGATGTCAGAACCGGGGCTGGGATCCGATGTGTCGGCGATCACGTCCAAGGGTGTGCGCGACGGCGACGAGTACGTACTGACCGGACAGAAGATGTGGCTGACCAATGGGGGCACATCGTCACTCGTCGCGGTGTTGTGCCGCAGTGACGAGGGCCACCCAGAGGGCACCCCGCCGCACAAATCCATGACGACCTTCCTCGTGGAGAAGGAGCCGGGATTCGGGGAGGTACGACCGGGTCTGACCATCCCTGGGAAGATCGACAAGATGGGCTACAAGGGTGTCGACACCACCGAGATGCTGATGGACAGGCTACGCGTTTCAGCCAATTCTGTACTCGGATCCACGACAGGCCGAGGGTTTTACCAAATGATGGACGGCGTCGAGGTGGGCCGGGTCAATGTGGCCGCACGTGGCTGCGGAGTAGCCCAGCGCGCCTTTGAGCTGGGGGTTGCCTATGCGCAGCAGCGTCATACCTTTGGCAAACCCATCGCGCGGCATCAGGCGATCCAGTTCAAGTTGGCCGAGATGGCTACCAAGGTCGAAGCGGCCCATGCGATGATGGTCAATGCAGCACGCAAAAAGGACTCCGGGGAGCGAAACGACCTGGAAGCGGGGATGGCCAAGTACCTCGCGTCCGAGTACTGCAAGGAAGTCGTCGAGGACGCTTTCCGTATCCATGGGGGATACGGGTTCTCGAAGGAGTATGAAATCGAGCGCCTTTACCGCGAGGCGCCGATGCTGCTGATCGGTGAAGGTACCGCCGAGATCCAGAAAATGATCATTGGCCGACGGTTGCTCGAAGAGTATCGGATCCAGGGCTGA
- a CDS encoding MaoC family dehydratase, whose amino-acid sequence MRFGRTFEEFEVGAVYKHWPGKTVTEYDDHLFCLLTMNHHPLHLDSNYAERTTDFGRNVVVGNYVYSLLLGMSVPDVSGKAIANLEVESLRHVAPTFHGDTLYGETTVLDKVPSKSKSDRGIVHVETVGYTQESTLVCVFRRKVMVPTAEYVEKRGGEQPGRPPSPR is encoded by the coding sequence ATGCGGTTCGGGCGCACCTTCGAGGAGTTCGAGGTCGGGGCGGTGTACAAGCACTGGCCGGGGAAGACGGTCACGGAATACGACGACCACCTGTTCTGTCTGCTGACGATGAACCACCACCCGCTCCATCTGGACAGCAACTACGCGGAGCGGACCACGGACTTCGGCCGCAACGTGGTGGTGGGCAACTACGTCTACTCGCTGTTGCTGGGGATGTCGGTCCCCGATGTGTCGGGGAAGGCCATCGCCAACCTGGAGGTCGAGTCGCTGCGGCACGTGGCGCCCACGTTCCACGGCGACACGTTGTACGGCGAGACCACGGTGCTCGACAAGGTGCCCTCGAAGTCCAAGAGCGACCGGGGGATCGTGCACGTCGAGACCGTGGGTTACACCCAGGAGTCCACGCTGGTCTGTGTCTTCCGCCGCAAGGTGATGGTGCCGACGGCCGAGTACGTCGAGAAGCGCGGCGGCGAGCAGCCGGGGCGCCCGCCCTCGCCCCGGTGA
- a CDS encoding HpcH/HpaI aldolase/citrate lyase family protein encodes MTASLSPTAAADRLRPRRSCLAVPGSNPRFLEKAQGLAADQVFLDLEDACAPLAKPEARHTVVKFLNEGDWTGKTRVVRVNDWTTEWTYRDVVTVVEGAGQNLDCVMLPKVQDAQQITALDLLLTQIEKTMGFEVGRIGIEAQIENAKGLVNVEEIAAASPRTETIVFGPADFMASINMRTLVVGEQPPGYGADAYHYILMKILMAARTYDLQAIDGPYLQIRNVDGFREVAGRAAALGFDGKWVLHPGQVEAANEVFSPSQEDYDHAELILDAYEYCTSEAGGKKGSAMLGDEMIDEASRKMALVISGKGRAAGLRRTSVFEAPEV; translated from the coding sequence ATGACCGCGTCCCTCTCCCCCACCGCCGCCGCGGACCGGCTGCGCCCCCGTCGCTCCTGCCTCGCGGTGCCCGGCAGCAACCCCCGCTTCCTGGAGAAGGCCCAGGGGCTCGCCGCCGACCAGGTGTTCCTCGATCTGGAGGACGCCTGCGCGCCGCTCGCCAAGCCGGAGGCGCGCCACACCGTCGTCAAGTTCCTCAACGAGGGCGACTGGACCGGCAAGACCCGGGTGGTCAGGGTCAACGACTGGACCACCGAGTGGACCTACAGGGACGTGGTCACCGTCGTGGAGGGCGCGGGCCAGAACCTCGACTGCGTGATGCTGCCGAAGGTGCAGGACGCCCAGCAGATCACCGCGCTCGACCTGTTGCTCACCCAGATCGAGAAGACCATGGGGTTCGAGGTCGGCAGGATCGGTATCGAGGCGCAGATCGAGAACGCGAAGGGCCTGGTCAACGTCGAGGAGATCGCGGCGGCCTCACCGCGCACCGAGACCATCGTCTTCGGTCCCGCCGACTTCATGGCCTCCATCAACATGCGGACGCTCGTGGTGGGTGAACAGCCTCCCGGCTACGGCGCCGACGCCTACCACTACATCCTGATGAAGATCCTCATGGCGGCGCGCACCTACGATCTCCAGGCGATCGACGGCCCCTACCTCCAGATCCGCAACGTGGACGGCTTCCGTGAGGTGGCCGGGCGCGCCGCGGCCCTGGGATTCGACGGCAAGTGGGTGCTGCACCCCGGTCAGGTCGAAGCGGCCAACGAGGTGTTCTCGCCTTCGCAGGAGGACTACGACCACGCGGAACTCATCCTCGACGCGTACGAGTACTGCACGTCGGAGGCGGGCGGGAAGAAGGGCTCCGCGATGCTGGGCGACGAGATGATCGACGAGGCCAGCCGCAAGATGGCGCTGGTGATCTCGGGCAAGGGCCGCGCGGCGGGTCTGCGGCGCACCAGTGTCTTCGAAGCCCCGGAGGTGTGA
- a CDS encoding protein meaA: MRDQEAAATEKRPKDRPWLMRTYAGHSTAEASNELYRQNLAKGQTGLSVAFDLPTQTGYDPDHVLALGEVGRVGVPVSHVGDARKLFQGIPLDRMNTSMTINATAMWLLALYQVVAEEQGADLAQLTGTTQNDIVKEYLSRGTHVFPPQPSLRLTTDMIAYTVNHMPKWNPINICSYHLQEAGATPVQEIAYAMSTAVAVLDAVRDSGQVPPERFGAVVGRISFFVNAGVRFVEEMCKMRAFSRVWDRITRERYGIEDPRQRRFRYGVQVNSLGLTEAQPENNVQRIVLEMLAVTLSKDARARAVQLPAWNEALGLPTPWDQQWSLRIQQVLADESDLLEYEDLFEGSRVVEAKVAELVEGALAEMARIEEMGGAMAAVESGYLKSRLVSSHAARRARIESGEERIVGVNCYESTEPNPLTADLGTAVHSVDPAVEAQVVAALENWRSTRFQPPFNHPRPCKALERLKRAAAGTENLMEATLECARAGATTGEWAGALREVFGEFRAPTGVSAAPVAVAAEPGTPLAAVRDKVHRTAADLGTGRLRLLVGKPGLDGHSNGAEQIAVRARDAGFEVVYQGIRLTPEEIAAAALAEDVDCVGLSILSGSHAQLVPDVLERLRRAGASDVPVVVGGIIPAPDAETLLRSGVAAVFTPKDFGITGIIGRIVDEIRTANKLDPLEVPV; the protein is encoded by the coding sequence ATGCGGGACCAAGAGGCCGCGGCCACGGAGAAGAGGCCCAAGGACCGCCCGTGGCTGATGCGCACCTACGCGGGCCACTCCACGGCCGAGGCCTCCAACGAGCTGTACAGGCAGAACCTCGCCAAGGGCCAGACGGGGCTCTCCGTCGCCTTCGACCTGCCGACCCAGACCGGCTACGACCCCGACCACGTACTGGCTCTCGGCGAGGTCGGCCGGGTCGGTGTCCCCGTCTCCCACGTCGGCGACGCGCGGAAGCTGTTCCAGGGCATCCCCCTGGACCGGATGAACACGTCGATGACCATCAACGCCACCGCCATGTGGCTGCTCGCGCTCTACCAGGTGGTGGCCGAGGAGCAGGGCGCCGACCTCGCACAGCTCACGGGCACCACCCAGAACGACATCGTGAAGGAGTACCTGTCGCGCGGCACCCACGTCTTCCCGCCGCAGCCCTCACTGCGGCTGACGACCGACATGATCGCCTACACCGTCAACCACATGCCCAAGTGGAACCCGATCAACATCTGTAGCTACCACCTCCAGGAGGCGGGCGCGACACCCGTCCAGGAGATCGCCTACGCCATGAGTACGGCCGTCGCCGTCCTGGACGCCGTCCGCGACTCGGGCCAGGTGCCCCCGGAGCGGTTCGGGGCGGTCGTGGGCCGCATCTCGTTCTTCGTGAACGCGGGCGTCCGGTTCGTCGAGGAGATGTGCAAGATGCGGGCCTTCTCCCGCGTCTGGGACCGGATCACCCGCGAGCGGTACGGCATCGAGGACCCGCGCCAGCGGCGCTTCCGCTACGGCGTCCAGGTCAACTCCCTCGGCCTCACGGAGGCGCAGCCCGAGAACAACGTCCAGCGGATCGTCCTGGAGATGCTGGCGGTCACGCTCTCCAAGGACGCCCGCGCCCGCGCCGTACAGCTCCCCGCGTGGAACGAGGCGCTGGGGCTGCCGACCCCCTGGGACCAGCAGTGGTCCCTCCGTATCCAGCAGGTGCTCGCCGACGAGTCCGACCTGCTGGAGTACGAGGACCTCTTCGAGGGCTCACGGGTGGTCGAGGCCAAGGTGGCGGAGCTCGTCGAGGGCGCGCTCGCCGAGATGGCACGGATCGAGGAGATGGGCGGGGCGATGGCCGCCGTCGAGTCGGGCTACCTCAAGTCGCGGCTGGTCTCCTCGCACGCGGCGCGCCGGGCCAGGATCGAATCGGGCGAGGAACGGATCGTCGGCGTCAACTGCTACGAGTCGACCGAGCCGAACCCGCTCACCGCCGACCTCGGCACCGCCGTGCACAGCGTCGACCCCGCGGTCGAGGCCCAGGTGGTGGCGGCGCTGGAGAACTGGCGCTCGACCCGCTTCCAGCCGCCGTTCAACCATCCGCGCCCCTGCAAGGCGCTGGAGCGGCTGAAGAGGGCGGCGGCCGGCACGGAGAACCTGATGGAGGCCACTCTGGAGTGCGCCCGCGCGGGGGCGACGACCGGCGAGTGGGCCGGCGCCCTGCGCGAGGTCTTCGGGGAGTTCCGCGCCCCCACGGGGGTGTCCGCGGCCCCGGTCGCCGTGGCCGCGGAGCCGGGCACCCCGCTCGCGGCCGTCCGCGACAAGGTGCACCGCACCGCCGCCGACCTCGGCACGGGCAGGCTGCGCCTCCTCGTCGGCAAACCCGGTCTCGACGGTCACTCCAACGGCGCCGAGCAGATCGCCGTACGGGCCAGGGACGCCGGCTTCGAAGTGGTCTATCAGGGCATCAGGCTGACGCCCGAGGAGATCGCCGCCGCCGCTCTCGCCGAGGACGTCGACTGTGTCGGCCTCTCCATCCTCTCCGGCTCGCACGCCCAGCTCGTCCCCGACGTACTGGAGCGGCTGCGGCGGGCCGGCGCGAGTGACGTACCCGTCGTCGTCGGGGGCATCATTCCCGCGCCTGACGCCGAGACGCTGCTGCGGTCAGGGGTGGCCGCCGTCTTCACCCCGAAGGACTTCGGTATCACCGGCATCATCGGCCGTATCGTCGACGAGATCCGCACCGCGAACAAGCTCGACCCCCTGGAGGTCCCCGTATGA